CTCGCATCTCCTGGCAGCGGTTATGGATATGGAGAGCTCGGGAAGCGAGGTGCCGAGGGCTATGGTCGTAAGACCGATAACGACCTGATCGATCCCGAGACCTTGGGCAATCTCCACCGCGCCCCAAATGATGGCCTGAGCTCCCATGATGAGTATCACCAAACCAATGATCAGGAACAGTATCTGCCTGAGCCTACCACCTGTGATTATCTTCTCCTCGATCTTCTCGACTTCCTCCTTCTGTACCTCTTCTGAAACAGGGTGTTTTTTCATCAGGGTGTAAAGGAGCTGACCCATGAACACCGCCATGAGTGCTAGAAGCAGAATTCCTCCCACCCAGGTGTAACCCCCCAGTATAGCCATTAAAGTGATCAGTATCAGGGATAGGAGCATGAAGCCCAGCTCACGGGTGAGCAATCCCTCCCTTATTATGAACGGACAGAAGAAGGCCGAGATGCCCAGCACGAGACCGATGTTTGCGATGTTGCTTCCTATTATCCCTCCAAGTGCTATCTCAGTCGATTCTGTGGCAACCGCCGTGATGGCAAGTGCGGCCTCTGGTGCGGACGAACCGAAGGCAACGATGGTTATCCCCACCACGAAAGGCGGAATCCCTAGGAGTATGGATAGCTTGGCTGCTCCATCCACCATCCACCTGGAACCAAGGTAGACGAAGGCGAATCCTACCAGGATAACTAGAGCAGCGACTATCAAAAAACGCCCCCTGACCATTGAGAGATTTAGGAATACTTCATCGTTTGGTAGGTGACATATATTGTGTTCTAGCAGTCAATTTCGAAAACATCCTAGAGAATTCCCAAAAAATTCAATCGTCACTCTTGATAGCGCAAATAGAATACGATTAGTATTTAATAGATAAACCGTTACATGCTTTAATGATGTCGAGGGCCGACATCCATGTCCACACTCGGTACTCGGGTGTTGGGAAGCTCGGACCGCTTCGGTTCCCCGAGTCCATCTCAGATCCTAAGGACGTGGTCAAGAAGGCCCACTCCATGGGATTCAGGGTAGTCTGCATAACGGACCACAACTCCATAGAGGGAGCTCTAATAGCAAAGGAGAACGCCAAATCCTACAAAGACATCGATGTCGTGGTCGGAGAGGAGATCACTTCCGTTGATGGCGAGATCATCGGTCTGTTTCTCAGCGAGGAAATTCCTTCTGGACTTTCGATCGAAGAGACGATCCGAAGGATAAGGGAACAGGGAGGATTGGTAATCGCCCCTCATCCCTTCAGCCTTCACTGCCCCGCATTGGGTAGTAGAATTAGTGAACTGGACATCGACGGAATAGAGATTCTGAACGCGGGTCACATCGACGGCTATGCCAACAACAAGGCCTCCGAATGGAGCGATCAAAGGCTATGGGCCAACCTGGGAGGAAGCGATTCCCACACTCTCAGCACCATTGGAGACGCGTATACTCTTTTCGAAGGGGAGACCGCTGAGGACCTCAGGAGATCCATTCTGAAGAAGAGCACCGATGTCAGGGGTGGCGCCTGGCGCCTGGAGAAGGCCATCCACTGGAGCATTGGTGTCGTGCTGACTTCAGACGTGCTACTTCTCAAGTCGATGCTCGGACTTATCCGCGAGGCGGACATGCACGATCCCATCGTTTCCAAGATAAGGGTCATGAAGACCGGCAAGAAGGTACTTGCTCTAATGGGTTCAATCCTCTATCTCTTACCACCTATCCCATTCCTGTGCGGGATCACAGGCAAGCAGTTTCTCAAGAGAAAGGCCCGCATCCAGCAGACTGAAAGAAAGCGTTGATACAATTCATTTCAGTTCTAGATCGTTGCAGCAATCAATGCTGATGCTCGTGTTCATGATGGTGCCTTGGATCGTGAAGCTTGCCGAACGCGGCAGCCACCACTTCACTTAGCGCGGGATGGATGATCTGGCTTGCAGCCAGAGGTCTGTAGGTTCGATCACCACAGTTCATCAGATAGACTATGGGCTGCACAAGTATTGCGGCGTGGGGACCGGCCACGGTGGCTCCCAGTATCTCAAGCGTGTTTCCATCGAGGATGACCTTCACGAAACTGTCCTCGTCGGCCATAGCATAGCCCTTGGCGGTGCTGTCGTAACTGCTGTGTCCCACCAGCACAGGACGTCCAGATTCCATGACCTCTGCAAGTGTCATTCCAACACCTGCCACCTGAGGATATGTGAAGATCGCGTGGGGAACAGCATGCTCGTCGAGCTTCACTTTCATGTCTCCGTATGCGTTGATCCAGGCCACGTCGCTCTGGTAATTGGCGGTATGCCTGTACATGGTTCTCCCCAGAACATCTCCGAACGCCCATATCCCGGGCTGGCTTGTCTCTAGGTACTCGTTGACGATGATGTACCCTTTGTCATCCAGATTGACGCCTGTATTCTCCGGGTGAAGGAGAGGAGCGTTGCTTATCACGCCTGTTGTGACCAGAATCTCCTCGGCCCTTGACTCCAACGATTCCCCCACGTCACGATCCTCGTGAACGACGACCTTCTCCCCGGAGTCAGACCACACCTCGGCTGTATCCCTATTGGTGTGCACCTCCATGTAGCGACCTAAGGTGTTCTTGACCAGCTCGCTGGCCTCGGGCTCTTCTTTCGGAATTAGCCTGCGGTTGTGGCCCACGATGGTCACCTTTGTGCCAAAAGTCGAGAAGAAATGAGCGAACTCACAGGCCTTGTAACCCCCGCCCAAGATGATAAGGCTATTTGGTATGTCCTTGATGTCGAATATCGTCTCAGATGTCTGGTATCCCGTCTTTTGCAAACCATTAATGTTTGGAATCCTCGTCCGCACGCCACATGCGATCATGATCTTGGGAGCCGTGATCTTCTTCTCCCCCACTTTCAAAATATGCTTGCCCACGAACTCCCCGGTCTCATGGTAATAGTCAAGACTCTCGTCCTCAGCCACTCCCTCTTCCATCTGGTGTCTGTCCCCGAGCACCAGATCCATCATCCTCTTGCGAACCAACTTGAAATCGAGGTCCTTGATGCTTGCATTCACTCCCAGCTTTTGGGCGTGTTCGATCTCCCTCACCACGTCAGCCGGATAAATCATGATCTTGCTAGGAATGCAGCCTCGGTTGAGACAGGTACCACCCATGGTACCGTGCTCCACCAACGCCACCTTGTAATCCTTTCCCCTAGCCCTGGCGGCAACGTTCATCCCTGCGCCTGAGCCGATAACTATGAGGTCATACTTCTTCTCAAACATCGTA
The genomic region above belongs to Methanomassiliicoccales archaeon and contains:
- a CDS encoding dihydrolipoyl dehydrogenase; the protein is MFEKKYDLIVIGSGAGMNVAARARGKDYKVALVEHGTMGGTCLNRGCIPSKIMIYPADVVREIEHAQKLGVNASIKDLDFKLVRKRMMDLVLGDRHQMEEGVAEDESLDYYHETGEFVGKHILKVGEKKITAPKIMIACGVRTRIPNINGLQKTGYQTSETIFDIKDIPNSLIILGGGYKACEFAHFFSTFGTKVTIVGHNRRLIPKEEPEASELVKNTLGRYMEVHTNRDTAEVWSDSGEKVVVHEDRDVGESLESRAEEILVTTGVISNAPLLHPENTGVNLDDKGYIIVNEYLETSQPGIWAFGDVLGRTMYRHTANYQSDVAWINAYGDMKVKLDEHAVPHAIFTYPQVAGVGMTLAEVMESGRPVLVGHSSYDSTAKGYAMADEDSFVKVILDGNTLEILGATVAGPHAAILVQPIVYLMNCGDRTYRPLAASQIIHPALSEVVAAAFGKLHDPRHHHEHEHQH
- a CDS encoding PHP domain-containing protein is translated as MMSRADIHVHTRYSGVGKLGPLRFPESISDPKDVVKKAHSMGFRVVCITDHNSIEGALIAKENAKSYKDIDVVVGEEITSVDGEIIGLFLSEEIPSGLSIEETIRRIREQGGLVIAPHPFSLHCPALGSRISELDIDGIEILNAGHIDGYANNKASEWSDQRLWANLGGSDSHTLSTIGDAYTLFEGETAEDLRRSILKKSTDVRGGAWRLEKAIHWSIGVVLTSDVLLLKSMLGLIREADMHDPIVSKIRVMKTGKKVLALMGSILYLLPPIPFLCGITGKQFLKRKARIQQTERKR
- a CDS encoding calcium/sodium antiporter → MIVAALVILVGFAFVYLGSRWMVDGAAKLSILLGIPPFVVGITIVAFGSSAPEAALAITAVATESTEIALGGIIGSNIANIGLVLGISAFFCPFIIREGLLTRELGFMLLSLILITLMAILGGYTWVGGILLLALMAVFMGQLLYTLMKKHPVSEEVQKEEVEKIEEKIITGGRLRQILFLIIGLVILIMGAQAIIWGAVEIAQGLGIDQVVIGLTTIALGTSLPELSISITAARRCESAFVVSNILGSNIFNSLFVLGLASLIGPIFVPSELLFLEFPVMLLLGGLLVVMIVCRGSIRRLEGSIFLLVYATYIVLLASRTGLF